In Rhodococcus rhodochrous, a single genomic region encodes these proteins:
- a CDS encoding glycosyltransferase 87 family protein yields the protein MLLTEVRTRPVRSLLIAIGLTVSALAVAGYLRDALNEYLMDLDVFRDAGWAFLHHTPLYTEGFFSHSGFRFIYPPFAAFLFAPMALVGSTALQVLWTIGLIALVWWVLKVVYQRLDMSQPSLIAAASLGPVLWLEPFRSNFTFGQINIVLMALVVADLLGVIPKRFRGVGIALAAAIKVTPAAFGLIFLLRRDWPSAFRALGAFAATVAFGYWLRPDSTVYFWTTEFFATDRAGDPSFFRNQALTGLIARFDFSDGTAKALWLAGALVVVAGTAWAAYRFLRADEPVVAVALVGLASLLAAPIAVTHHWVYALFLVPLLVAPAYRRWWPVLGPATVVFLIGPNHLLREASSGGWVEQLLLEVLGTSQCLAAIAVFVAAMVAARHRRPGAENAVEREETVAAPAQVQNADATR from the coding sequence GTGCTGTTGACCGAAGTCCGTACCCGACCTGTTCGATCCTTGTTGATCGCCATCGGTCTGACGGTCTCGGCGCTGGCAGTCGCGGGATACCTGCGCGACGCGCTGAACGAGTACCTCATGGATCTCGACGTCTTCCGCGATGCCGGCTGGGCCTTCCTGCACCACACCCCGCTGTACACCGAGGGGTTCTTCAGCCATTCCGGTTTCCGGTTCATCTACCCACCCTTCGCGGCGTTCCTCTTCGCCCCGATGGCGTTGGTGGGCAGCACCGCCCTGCAGGTGTTGTGGACGATCGGACTCATCGCTCTCGTGTGGTGGGTGCTCAAGGTCGTCTACCAGCGACTCGACATGTCGCAGCCGAGCCTGATCGCAGCCGCGTCGCTCGGACCGGTGCTGTGGCTCGAGCCGTTCCGCTCCAACTTCACGTTCGGCCAGATCAACATCGTGCTCATGGCACTGGTGGTCGCCGACCTGCTCGGTGTGATCCCGAAGCGCTTCCGCGGTGTCGGCATCGCACTGGCCGCCGCCATCAAGGTGACCCCGGCCGCCTTCGGCCTGATCTTCCTTCTGCGCCGCGACTGGCCGTCGGCATTCCGCGCGCTGGGCGCCTTTGCCGCGACCGTCGCGTTCGGCTACTGGTTGCGCCCCGATTCGACCGTCTACTTCTGGACCACGGAGTTCTTCGCGACCGACCGCGCCGGCGACCCGTCGTTCTTCCGCAACCAGGCGCTCACCGGTCTCATCGCCCGTTTCGACTTCTCCGACGGCACCGCCAAGGCGCTGTGGCTGGCCGGTGCCCTGGTCGTCGTGGCCGGTACCGCGTGGGCCGCCTACCGCTTCCTGCGTGCCGACGAGCCCGTGGTCGCGGTGGCCCTGGTGGGCCTGGCGTCGCTGCTCGCCGCTCCGATCGCCGTCACCCACCACTGGGTGTACGCGCTGTTCCTCGTGCCGCTGCTCGTCGCGCCGGCCTACCGCCGCTGGTGGCCCGTGCTGGGGCCCGCCACCGTGGTCTTCCTCATCGGACCCAACCACCTGCTGCGTGAGGCGTCCTCCGGCGGCTGGGTCGAGCAGTTGCTCCTCGAAGTCCTCGGGACCTCGCAGTGCCTGGCCGCGATCGCAGTCTTCGTCGCCGCGATGGTCGCCGCGCGCCATCGTCGCCCCGGTGCCGAGAACGCCGTCGAGCGCGAGGAGACCGTCGCCGCGCCGGCTCAGGTCCAGAACGCCGACGCGACGAGATAG
- a CDS encoding branched-chain amino acid transporter permease: MPESVPGAGYVLGALAVMFVVTVALRAAPFLALSALKNSAFVDFLGRTMPAGVMVILVMYTLRDVGESTWLPATVGLAGTIAVHLWRRNAALSTVVGTGLYLVASAFWT, encoded by the coding sequence GTGCCTGAGTCGGTGCCCGGCGCCGGATATGTCCTCGGCGCTCTGGCGGTGATGTTCGTCGTGACGGTCGCGTTGCGCGCGGCGCCGTTCCTCGCGTTGTCGGCGCTGAAGAACTCCGCCTTCGTCGATTTCCTGGGCCGTACGATGCCCGCGGGCGTCATGGTGATCCTGGTGATGTACACACTGCGTGACGTGGGGGAGTCGACCTGGCTACCCGCGACCGTCGGTCTCGCGGGCACGATCGCGGTGCATCTGTGGCGACGCAACGCCGCGCTGAGCACCGTTGTCGGGACGGGTCTCTATCTCGTCGCGTCGGCGTTCTGGACCTGA
- a CDS encoding AzlC family ABC transporter permease, producing the protein MSMPDRRTLEIRAGIKDSWAVGLGLIPLGLAFGVVLTQGGFEWWWAPIFSTVIYAGSMEFLAIGLIAAVTPLASVAAATLLVNFRHVFYGLSFPLHRIRSRLGRLYGVYALTDESYAIVAPKAREPLSGTRILTVQVLCQLMWVVSGTIGALIGAVLPDGLAGLEFVLTALFAVLAIDAFRANRDVPAPVLALVCGLVALLVAKSQMLVVGLGLFVVCLFVRFVYRNKVARA; encoded by the coding sequence ATGAGCATGCCCGACCGTCGTACCCTCGAGATCCGCGCGGGTATCAAGGACTCCTGGGCCGTCGGGCTGGGACTGATCCCGCTGGGGCTCGCGTTCGGTGTGGTTCTCACCCAGGGCGGGTTCGAATGGTGGTGGGCGCCGATCTTCTCCACCGTCATCTACGCGGGGTCGATGGAGTTCCTCGCGATCGGTCTGATCGCGGCGGTCACGCCGCTCGCCTCGGTCGCCGCGGCGACGCTGCTGGTGAACTTCCGGCACGTCTTCTACGGCCTGTCGTTCCCGCTGCACCGCATCCGCAGCCGGCTCGGGCGTCTCTACGGCGTCTATGCGCTCACCGACGAGTCGTACGCGATCGTCGCCCCCAAGGCACGTGAGCCGCTCTCGGGTACCCGCATCCTCACGGTCCAGGTGCTCTGCCAGCTGATGTGGGTCGTGTCGGGCACGATCGGCGCGTTGATCGGGGCAGTGCTCCCCGACGGGCTCGCCGGACTCGAGTTTGTCCTCACGGCACTGTTCGCGGTGCTTGCGATCGATGCCTTCCGCGCCAACCGCGACGTGCCGGCGCCGGTGCTCGCGCTGGTCTGCGGTCTCGTCGCATTGCTGGTCGCGAAAAGCCAGATGCTCGTCGTCGGGCTCGGGTTGTTCGTGGTGTGCCTGTTCGTGCGGTTCGTCTACCGGAACAAGGTGGCCCGTGCCTGA
- a CDS encoding M50 family metallopeptidase, which produces MSTSFTEVVSSAWQAVSTVDQPAPTVVVVGTAIVALVLVTVRPLWLKTRHVVTQAHEGSHALVAALVGRKLSGIRLHSDTSGVMVSSGNPRGPGMVATTFAGYTGPAVLGFAAATLLTLDRPAAVLWSILAALAVLLLLIRNLYGFVSVVIAGALVGAAAYLGDPIVRYAAAYLITWVLLLGATRPVLELARTHSRGRGRGSDADQLRGLTRVPAAVWIALFAIVTAGTAFYGVTRIVVTQLS; this is translated from the coding sequence GTGTCCACCTCGTTCACGGAGGTCGTGTCCTCCGCCTGGCAAGCCGTGTCGACCGTCGACCAGCCCGCTCCGACGGTGGTCGTCGTCGGAACGGCGATCGTCGCACTCGTGCTCGTCACCGTTCGGCCGCTGTGGCTGAAGACCCGCCATGTCGTCACGCAGGCGCACGAGGGGTCGCACGCGCTGGTCGCGGCGCTCGTGGGCCGAAAGCTGTCGGGCATCCGTCTGCACAGCGACACCTCGGGGGTGATGGTGTCGTCCGGCAACCCGCGAGGCCCCGGCATGGTCGCGACCACCTTCGCCGGGTACACCGGTCCGGCCGTGCTGGGATTCGCGGCGGCGACGCTGCTGACCCTGGATCGGCCCGCCGCGGTGCTGTGGTCGATCCTCGCCGCGCTCGCCGTCCTGTTGCTGCTGATCCGCAATCTGTACGGATTCGTCTCGGTGGTGATCGCGGGTGCGCTCGTCGGTGCGGCCGCCTATCTCGGGGACCCGATCGTCCGGTACGCCGCGGCGTACCTGATCACATGGGTCTTGCTCCTCGGCGCGACCCGCCCGGTCCTCGAACTCGCCCGCACCCATTCGCGCGGTCGTGGCCGGGGTTCGGACGCCGACCAGTTGCGCGGACTGACCCGCGTTCCGGCGGCCGTATGGATCGCGCTGTTCGCGATCGTCACGGCGGGTACCGCCTTCTACGGCGTCACACGGATCGTGGTGACCCAGCTGTCCTGA
- a CDS encoding 2-isopropylmalate synthase: MSTSTFPRISTPAGPVPADAPTWNNQRHSAMPSHRYRDVFSRVEVPLTQRNWPANRLTAAPLWVPVDLRDGNQALAEPMDPARKRRFFELMVAMGYKEIEVGYPSASQTDFDFVRLIAETDIAPPDVTIVVFTPARRDLIERTVESVRGVRNEVVVHMYTATAPTWREVVLDRDRTALTELIVAGGRDVLELAGDLPNVRFEFSPEVFNLTEPDYALEVCDAITELWDATPERPVIVNLPATVEIATPNVYADQIEYMHTNLARRDAVILSVHPHNDRGTGIACAELAVLAGAQRVEGCVFGNGERTGNVDIATLALNLYAQGIDPMIDFSDIDEIRRTVEYCNRIEIHPRHPYVGDLVHTAFSGTHQDAIRKGFAEHRARAVAEGRPESEIDWRVPYLPIDPADIGRTYDAVIRVNSQSGKGGVAYLLESEYGIEIPRRLQIDFTRHVQDHTDTSGGEVTATELWEIFDTAYLARPDVPGAPVLRAFDVTDAGTTITLGIGGTEHRSVHEGVGPVEASTDALARLGIDIEVLGLHQSSVGTDALTLIEFRSGDDTRWAAGRHRSVLTASLHAVVRAAACIPRPLRTAGSPRSV; encoded by the coding sequence ATGAGCACCAGCACGTTCCCGCGTATCTCCACACCTGCCGGCCCGGTTCCCGCCGACGCCCCCACCTGGAACAACCAGCGACACTCCGCCATGCCCTCCCACCGCTACCGCGACGTGTTCTCCCGCGTGGAGGTGCCGCTGACGCAACGGAATTGGCCCGCGAATCGCCTGACCGCGGCCCCTTTGTGGGTGCCGGTGGACCTGCGCGACGGCAACCAGGCACTGGCCGAACCGATGGATCCCGCCCGCAAACGCCGCTTCTTCGAGCTGATGGTCGCGATGGGATACAAAGAGATCGAGGTCGGCTACCCGTCCGCCTCGCAGACCGACTTCGACTTCGTGCGCCTGATCGCCGAGACCGACATCGCCCCGCCGGACGTCACCATCGTGGTGTTCACCCCGGCACGTCGCGACCTCATCGAGCGGACGGTGGAATCCGTCCGGGGTGTCCGCAACGAGGTCGTCGTCCACATGTACACCGCGACCGCTCCCACCTGGCGCGAGGTCGTCCTCGACCGCGACCGTACCGCGCTGACGGAACTGATCGTCGCCGGTGGCCGCGACGTCCTGGAACTGGCCGGCGACCTGCCGAACGTGCGGTTCGAGTTCTCACCCGAGGTCTTCAACCTCACCGAACCCGACTACGCGCTCGAGGTGTGCGACGCGATCACCGAGTTGTGGGACGCGACCCCCGAACGGCCGGTGATCGTGAATCTTCCGGCCACCGTCGAGATCGCGACCCCGAACGTCTATGCCGACCAGATCGAGTACATGCACACCAACCTCGCGCGACGCGACGCGGTGATCCTGTCCGTGCACCCGCACAACGATCGCGGCACAGGTATCGCGTGCGCCGAACTCGCCGTCCTCGCCGGGGCGCAGCGGGTCGAAGGGTGCGTGTTCGGCAACGGGGAACGCACCGGCAACGTCGACATCGCGACACTCGCGCTGAACCTCTACGCCCAGGGCATCGATCCCATGATCGACTTCTCCGACATCGACGAGATCCGCCGCACCGTCGAGTACTGCAACCGCATCGAGATCCACCCGCGACACCCGTATGTCGGCGACCTGGTGCACACCGCCTTCAGCGGCACTCATCAGGACGCGATCAGGAAAGGGTTCGCCGAGCACCGGGCACGCGCCGTCGCCGAGGGCCGTCCCGAGTCCGAGATCGATTGGCGAGTACCGTATCTGCCGATCGATCCCGCCGACATAGGACGTACCTACGACGCGGTGATCCGTGTCAATTCGCAATCCGGTAAGGGCGGGGTCGCCTACCTGCTCGAGAGCGAATACGGCATCGAAATTCCGCGTCGGCTCCAGATCGACTTCACTCGCCACGTGCAAGACCACACCGACACCAGCGGCGGGGAGGTCACTGCGACCGAACTGTGGGAGATCTTCGACACCGCATATCTCGCACGGCCGGACGTCCCGGGTGCACCGGTGCTGCGCGCCTTCGACGTGACCGACGCGGGCACCACGATCACGCTGGGTATCGGCGGCACCGAACACCGCAGTGTCCACGAGGGCGTGGGTCCCGTCGAAGCATCGACCGACGCTCTCGCCCGTCTCGGCATCGATATCGAGGTGCTCGGCCTCCATCAGAGCAGCGTCGGCACCGACGCACTCACCCTGATCGAATTCCGCAGCGGCGACGACACACGGTGGGCAGCGGGGCGTCACCGCTCCGTGCTCACCGCGAGCCTGCACGCGGTCGTCCGTGCTGCCGCCTGCATCCCGAGGCCACTCAGGACAGCTGGGTCACCACGATCCGTGTGA
- a CDS encoding FadR/GntR family transcriptional regulator, with the protein MTVVRREPLADQAAELLLERIRSGEWPLGAKLPGETTLAPQLGVGRSTVREAIRQLAGRGILTTRHGAGVFVTALDAPEDWTRTVARADILAVIEARIAIEVEASALAAERRTPAELRALKKSLRERETHRTDIEEHVDTDVVFHRTIVVAAHNPILLDLFDGFTPRNRHAMIEMLRTRGTHGDDTDHDTHRRIYDAIADRDAATAAAVTRDHLTSLTTALGR; encoded by the coding sequence ATGACCGTCGTCCGCCGTGAGCCCCTCGCCGACCAGGCCGCCGAACTGCTCCTCGAGCGCATCCGCTCCGGGGAATGGCCGCTCGGCGCGAAGCTGCCCGGCGAGACGACACTGGCCCCGCAGCTCGGTGTCGGCCGCTCCACCGTCCGTGAAGCGATCCGTCAGCTCGCCGGTCGCGGCATCCTGACCACCCGGCACGGCGCCGGCGTGTTCGTCACCGCTCTCGACGCACCCGAGGACTGGACGCGCACGGTCGCGCGCGCCGACATCCTCGCCGTGATCGAGGCCCGCATCGCCATCGAAGTCGAGGCCTCGGCACTCGCCGCCGAGCGTCGCACCCCCGCCGAACTGCGTGCGCTGAAGAAGTCACTGCGGGAACGCGAAACCCATCGCACGGATATCGAGGAACACGTCGACACGGACGTCGTCTTCCACCGCACCATCGTGGTCGCCGCGCACAACCCGATCCTTCTCGACCTGTTCGACGGCTTCACACCCCGCAACCGTCACGCCATGATCGAGATGCTCCGCACGCGCGGCACCCACGGGGACGACACCGACCACGACACCCACCGACGCATCTACGACGCCATCGCGGACCGTGACGCGGCGACCGCGGCCGCCGTCACCCGCGACCACCTGACCTCGCTCACGACGGCACTCGGTCGATAG
- a CDS encoding DUF1016 N-terminal domain-containing protein, which translates to MSSPVPSEYADTLESIKRLVHRARYVAQRRVNTELLRLYWQIGATIIERQKTAPWGSKVLSRLSADLRTEFPGVKGFSPANLTYMRRFAEAWPDPDAIGQRPVGQLPWGHAFQRRGPSSNCAAIRVSSLMFSRGAAGPRGGRGAGAVEPRWWEPGLGYRPSAVVSEVRWSRVTAAAVAASRSAMAS; encoded by the coding sequence ATGTCGTCTCCCGTCCCGTCCGAGTACGCCGACACGCTCGAGAGCATCAAACGGCTCGTGCATCGAGCGCGCTACGTGGCCCAGCGCCGGGTGAACACCGAACTGCTCCGGCTCTACTGGCAGATCGGTGCGACGATCATCGAGCGACAGAAGACAGCTCCCTGGGGCAGCAAGGTCCTGTCCCGGCTCTCCGCGGATCTGCGCACCGAGTTCCCTGGAGTGAAGGGTTTCTCCCCGGCCAACCTCACGTACATGCGCAGGTTTGCTGAGGCTTGGCCCGACCCGGACGCAATCGGCCAACGACCCGTTGGCCAATTGCCGTGGGGACATGCTTTCCAACGACGGGGTCCCTCATCGAACTGTGCGGCCATTCGGGTGTCGTCGCTGATGTTCTCGAGAGGTGCTGCGGGACCGCGCGGTGGGAGAGGTGCTGGCGCGGTCGAGCCGAGATGGTGGGAACCGGGGCTCGGCTATCGACCGAGTGCCGTCGTGAGCGAGGTCAGGTGGTCGCGGGTGACGGCGGCCGCGGTCGCCGCGTCACGGTCCGCGATGGCGTCGTAG
- a CDS encoding acyl-CoA dehydrogenase family protein — protein MEEGKPTVTLESDARNDWRPRLSALLDDFRRRPRPETSRARFEAAIAWQSELVDHSLAAPGWPEEVGGMALSLEDQLDYYRAITEAGAPKHPCPLSFIVAPTIIVHGTAEQKKRFLEPLLRAEEFWCQGFSEPGAGSDLASLSTRAVRDGDVYRVTGSKIWTTMADHADWIFTLVRTGPPGRSTSGITYLLIPMNSPGIEVRPLRDAAGGHHFAQVFFDDVEVPVENRVGEEGQGWSIMRTSLGHERATAFLADEFRYRSTVDKVFRLAVGQGHAHDPLIRQELATVETGVRQIAANSARALDAVLAGRDPGGVASVNRLVKAEFEQHMHRLALRLTGSAAVLGTRSEGVVEKGCWTYGYLMSRAATIGAGTSEIQRNTIAENVLGLPSHRGEGTRAPAVVPGRPLTPPPEDEANLREALRDILSDRVDTVSLLEGVDSAGEHDAGLCSTLVEFGLPGLSSPEHLGGDGRSLRMLCAAVEEVAFHLAPVALVPTAIALEVLVAAGADEEARRIIGGSPAAFVVPVGDRGWDTADLPVLRDGRLTGRVERVAGAPVAEVLVVLATDDATGEHVLLTVDRTDASVIVQTSLDPTGTVGIVSFEDAAAPVLVSGVDADAALESSFRVAELLVAADAVGVANRALAMAVDWAGQREQFGRPIGSYQAISHRCADMLVAAEGARGLVLAAADRSPQEPEEAAAVHLATAAALRSAVSNAEGCIQIHGGIGFTWEHPAHLLLRRAVADEARIARPEVLRDRAVGEVLARSS, from the coding sequence GTGGAGGAAGGCAAGCCCACGGTGACGCTCGAGTCCGACGCTCGTAACGACTGGCGTCCCCGACTGTCCGCTCTGCTCGACGACTTCCGACGGCGTCCCCGTCCCGAGACGTCCCGCGCGCGGTTCGAGGCCGCGATCGCGTGGCAGTCCGAACTCGTCGACCATTCCCTGGCGGCGCCGGGTTGGCCCGAAGAGGTCGGCGGTATGGCACTCTCGCTCGAGGATCAACTCGACTACTACCGTGCGATCACCGAAGCCGGTGCGCCCAAGCATCCGTGCCCGCTGTCGTTCATCGTCGCGCCCACGATCATCGTTCACGGCACCGCCGAACAGAAGAAGCGTTTCCTCGAGCCGCTGCTGCGCGCGGAAGAGTTCTGGTGCCAAGGATTCTCCGAACCCGGTGCCGGCAGCGATCTCGCGTCGCTGTCCACACGCGCCGTCCGCGACGGCGACGTCTACCGGGTGACGGGCAGCAAGATCTGGACGACGATGGCCGACCATGCCGACTGGATCTTCACCCTCGTGCGCACTGGGCCACCCGGGCGGAGCACGTCGGGCATCACCTACCTGCTCATCCCGATGAACTCGCCCGGCATCGAGGTGCGACCCCTACGCGACGCCGCAGGTGGACATCACTTCGCTCAGGTCTTCTTCGACGACGTCGAGGTGCCGGTCGAGAACCGGGTGGGGGAGGAGGGACAGGGCTGGTCGATCATGCGGACCTCACTCGGCCACGAGCGCGCCACCGCCTTCCTCGCCGACGAGTTCCGTTACCGCTCGACCGTCGACAAGGTATTCCGCCTGGCCGTCGGACAGGGACACGCGCACGATCCGCTGATCCGGCAGGAACTGGCCACCGTCGAGACCGGTGTGCGTCAGATCGCCGCGAACAGCGCCCGCGCGCTGGATGCCGTTCTCGCAGGACGCGATCCGGGCGGGGTCGCATCGGTCAACCGGTTGGTGAAGGCCGAGTTCGAACAGCACATGCACCGCCTCGCGTTGCGCTTGACCGGATCGGCCGCCGTTCTCGGCACCCGTTCGGAGGGCGTGGTGGAGAAGGGGTGCTGGACGTACGGATATCTCATGTCCCGCGCCGCGACCATCGGCGCCGGAACTTCCGAGATCCAACGCAATACGATCGCCGAGAACGTTCTCGGTCTGCCCTCGCACCGGGGTGAGGGCACCCGCGCACCGGCCGTGGTTCCGGGCCGCCCCCTCACACCCCCACCGGAGGACGAGGCGAATCTCCGGGAGGCCCTGCGCGACATCCTGTCCGACCGCGTGGATACCGTCTCGTTGCTCGAGGGTGTCGACTCCGCGGGCGAACACGACGCCGGATTGTGTTCCACGCTCGTCGAATTCGGCCTTCCGGGTCTGTCGTCGCCCGAGCATCTCGGTGGCGACGGCAGGTCGCTGCGGATGCTGTGCGCGGCGGTCGAGGAGGTGGCCTTCCATCTCGCGCCGGTCGCGCTCGTCCCCACCGCGATCGCATTGGAGGTCCTTGTCGCGGCCGGCGCCGACGAAGAGGCACGACGCATCATCGGTGGTTCCCCGGCAGCGTTCGTCGTTCCCGTCGGAGATCGCGGGTGGGACACCGCCGATCTCCCCGTCCTCCGGGACGGCAGGCTGACCGGTCGCGTGGAGCGGGTCGCGGGTGCACCCGTCGCCGAGGTGCTCGTCGTCCTCGCGACGGACGACGCGACGGGCGAACACGTCCTGCTCACCGTCGACCGGACCGACGCATCCGTCATCGTGCAGACGTCGCTCGATCCGACCGGGACGGTCGGGATCGTCTCCTTCGAGGACGCCGCGGCGCCCGTGCTCGTGTCGGGCGTCGACGCCGATGCCGCACTCGAATCGTCCTTCCGCGTCGCGGAACTGCTGGTCGCTGCCGACGCGGTGGGTGTCGCGAACCGGGCCCTGGCGATGGCGGTGGACTGGGCGGGCCAACGCGAGCAGTTCGGCCGGCCCATCGGTTCGTACCAGGCGATCTCGCATCGCTGCGCCGACATGCTCGTCGCAGCCGAGGGCGCGCGGGGACTGGTGCTGGCGGCCGCCGACCGTTCGCCGCAGGAACCCGAGGAGGCCGCGGCGGTGCACCTGGCGACCGCGGCGGCGCTGCGGTCCGCGGTGTCCAACGCCGAGGGCTGCATCCAGATCCACGGCGGAATCGGCTTCACGTGGGAACATCCCGCCCACTTGCTGCTCCGTCGCGCCGTCGCCGACGAGGCGCGTATCGCCCGCCCCGAGGTGCTGCGGGACCGCGCGGTGGGAGAGGTGCTGGCGCGGTCGAGCTGA
- a CDS encoding enoyl-CoA hydratase-related protein — MTRQADTAEDVREDDAPVLVERDGAVTILTLNRPDRRNAINRAMRKALKKELWRADADDEVNVVVLTGAGTSFCAGVDLPEALSGPPPAAEGPTPTHVLRGISKPVIAAVNGPCYTGGYELAVNCSFIIASERAEFADTHAQIGLLNGWGGSAVLPRMIGLPAAIQFILSGEPIDGATAARIGLANEVVPHDELLDRSVAVAQRIAGGHPGAIRRMLRLLKEGAGTSLAHALALESEAVATYRADGADIGARYAKRRSQSD; from the coding sequence ATGACACGACAGGCCGACACCGCCGAGGACGTGCGCGAGGACGACGCGCCGGTGCTCGTCGAGCGCGACGGTGCCGTCACGATCCTCACCCTCAACCGTCCCGACCGCCGCAACGCGATCAACCGTGCCATGCGGAAGGCGCTGAAGAAGGAACTGTGGCGCGCCGATGCCGACGACGAGGTGAACGTCGTCGTCCTCACGGGCGCGGGCACGTCCTTCTGTGCGGGTGTGGATCTTCCCGAGGCGTTGTCGGGCCCGCCTCCCGCCGCCGAAGGGCCCACCCCCACGCACGTGCTCCGTGGCATCTCGAAGCCCGTCATCGCGGCGGTCAACGGCCCCTGCTACACGGGCGGTTACGAACTCGCCGTGAACTGTTCGTTCATCATCGCGTCCGAACGCGCCGAGTTCGCCGACACCCACGCGCAGATCGGTCTGCTCAACGGCTGGGGCGGTAGTGCCGTGTTGCCGCGGATGATCGGTCTGCCCGCCGCGATCCAGTTCATCCTCTCCGGGGAGCCGATCGACGGCGCGACCGCCGCGCGCATCGGCCTCGCGAACGAGGTCGTCCCGCACGACGAACTCCTGGACCGCAGTGTGGCCGTCGCACAACGGATCGCCGGAGGTCATCCCGGTGCGATCCGGCGGATGCTCCGATTGCTCAAGGAAGGCGCCGGCACGTCGCTCGCGCACGCCCTCGCCCTCGAATCCGAAGCGGTGGCCACCTACCGCGCGGACGGCGCGGACATCGGTGCCCGCTACGCGAAACGCCGATCGCAGTCCGATTGA
- a CDS encoding NAD(P)H-dependent flavin oxidoreductase, with protein sequence MLNTRFTEEFGIEHPIVQGGMMWVGRAELAAAVSEGGGLGIITALTQPTPEDLVTEIERCRALTDKPFGVNLTLTLSINQPPYAEYRQAIIDSGVTIVETAGSDPTKHVEHLKEHGIKIIHKCTSVRHALKAQRIGADAVSIEGFEAAGHPGEDDVPGLVLIPACADALDIPFIASGGFADGRGLAAALTLGADGINMGTRFMCTQESPIHERIKQQIVDASELDTQLIFRQLRNTMRTARNSVSEEVVDILAKGGRFKDVKDLVAGSRGRTVYEDGDPEAGIWTVGQSQGLIRDIPPAGELVQRIAAEAETKLRSLTADIVVDSVPVP encoded by the coding sequence ATGCTGAACACGCGGTTCACAGAGGAATTCGGGATCGAACACCCGATCGTCCAGGGCGGCATGATGTGGGTCGGCCGCGCCGAACTCGCCGCGGCCGTCTCCGAAGGCGGAGGGCTCGGGATCATCACCGCACTGACACAGCCCACCCCGGAGGACCTGGTCACGGAGATCGAGCGGTGCCGTGCGCTGACCGACAAGCCGTTCGGCGTCAACCTCACCCTCACGCTGTCGATCAACCAGCCTCCCTATGCCGAGTACCGGCAGGCGATCATCGACTCCGGCGTGACGATCGTCGAGACCGCCGGATCCGACCCGACCAAGCATGTCGAGCATCTGAAAGAGCACGGCATCAAGATCATTCACAAGTGCACGAGCGTGCGGCACGCCCTCAAAGCCCAGCGCATCGGCGCCGATGCGGTGAGCATCGAGGGCTTCGAGGCGGCCGGTCATCCCGGCGAGGACGATGTTCCCGGGCTCGTCCTGATCCCGGCGTGCGCCGACGCCCTCGACATCCCGTTCATCGCGTCGGGCGGGTTCGCCGACGGTCGCGGACTCGCCGCCGCTCTCACCCTCGGAGCCGACGGCATCAACATGGGCACCCGCTTCATGTGCACGCAGGAGAGCCCCATCCACGAACGCATCAAGCAGCAGATCGTCGACGCGAGCGAACTCGACACCCAGCTCATCTTCCGGCAACTGCGCAACACCATGCGCACCGCCCGGAACTCGGTGAGCGAGGAGGTCGTGGACATTCTCGCCAAGGGCGGACGGTTCAAGGACGTCAAGGACCTCGTCGCCGGATCGCGGGGACGCACCGTCTACGAGGACGGCGACCCGGAGGCCGGTATCTGGACGGTGGGGCAGTCGCAGGGCCTCATCCGCGACATCCCGCCCGCCGGTGAGCTGGTGCAGCGGATCGCCGCCGAAGCCGAGACGAAGCTGCGCTCCCTGACCGCCGACATCGTCGTCGACTCCGTTCCCGTCCCCTGA